In Actinobacillus equuli, the genomic stretch CGCCTTGCGCCCATTGTGAAAGCGCTGTTGCACCAGAGAAGCCGTCCGCAGCAGTCCACACTAAGTCACCTGAAATCTGTGCCGGATAAGCGAAGAATAAAAACGCACGACCCGCTAATGCCGGGTTCATAAAGTTTTTACCTACACCACCGAATACTTCTTTCGCAACCACAACACCGAAGGTTGTAGCAAGCGCCGCTTGCCATAATGGTAATGTTGGTGGAACGATTAACGCTAATAAGATAGAAGTAACAAAGAAACCTTCATTAATTTCATGCTTACGCACCATTGCAAATACGACTTCCCAGAAACCACCTACAAGGAAAACCGTTAAGTAGATAGGAAGGAAATAAGTCGCACCAAGAAGCATTTTACTGCCCCAACCTGCATCGGCGGTTAAGGTTGCACCTAATGCATCTGAAAAACCGTAATGCCAGTTACTTGCGATTGAATCCGCTAATGTACCTAAATGGCTTGTTGCAAGAATTGCTTGCGCACCCACGTTATACATACCCCAGAACATTGCCGGGAATAACGCTAACCATACGATAATCATCATACGTTTAGAATCTAACGCATCACGTACGTGTGAATCTTTACGAGTCACAGTACCCGGTGTATAAAGAATGGTATATGTCGCTTCAAAAAGCGTGTACCATTTCTCATATTTTCCACCTTTGTGAAACGCAGGTTCCATCTTTTCAAAAAGATTTTTTAAACCCATTTTATTAACCTTCCTTCTCGATCTTATCTAACGCAGCACGTAACATCGGACCGTAGTTGTTTTTACCCGGGCAAACATAAGTACATAACGCTAAATCTTCTTCATCTAGCTCTAAGCAACCTAAGTTTTGCGCAGAATCGGTATCGCCGGCCGCTAAGTCACGAAGTAATAACGTAGGAATAATATCTAACGGCATTACACGCTCATATGCACCGATTGGCACCATTGCACGCTCACCGCCGTGAACTGCAGTCGTGAAGTTAAATAATTTTTTGCTGAAGTGACCTAATACGGTACGTGTGATAGAGAATTTATCCGAACCTGGCATAATCCAACCGAATAATTCTTTCTCACGACCTTCCGCAAGTACAGAAACTTGTAGCGCATAACGACCTAAGTAGTTAACCGGACCTGTCGCCGTCGCACCACTTAACACTGAACCTGAAATCACACGGTTTTCACCTGCATTCAGTTCGTTTGCCGTTAATTGTGAAAGGTTTGCACCAAGACGAGTACGTACTAAACGTGGTGTTTTTACTTGCGGACCAGCAAGTGCAACAACACGGTCGGTAAATAATTCACCGCTTGTGAATAATTTACCGATTGCGATTACATCTTGGTAATTTAAATGCCATACGGTTTTGGTTAAACCTACCGGATCAATAAAGTGAATGTGAGTACCCACTAAACCTGCCGGGTGACGACCTGCAAATTCGTGAACGTTTACACCGCTAACTGACGGAACATTCGCACCAGCTGCTTTCACTAAATTCACTTTCACGCCTAAACGAGTTAATACCGTTAAACCGTGTTCGAAATCGTTTTTGTATTCGTTAATAATCACTGTCGGATCAGCGCTTAACGGATTGGTATCCATTGCATTAACGAAAATTGATGCAGGTGTCGCATCAACAGCAGGAACTTTGCTGAACGGACGTGTACGGAATGCTGTCCATAAACCTGATTCAACAAGATTTGCTTTTACTTGTTCCGCTGATAAAGAGGCTAATTGCGCAGCTTCATAGCTCTTAAAGGTAATTTGCTCATCACCCTCAACTTTAATTACGACTGATTGAAGAACACGTTTTTCACCACGGTTGATCGTTACTACCGTACCGCTTGCTGGGGCTGTAAATACTACGCCAGGGTTCTTTTTATCTTCAAAAAGTACCTGACCTTTTTTCACTACATCGCCTTCACGAACTTTCATTGAAGGACGCATCCCCACATATTCTTCACCAAGCATCGCAACTTCATTAACGGTATTGCCGTTATGGATTACTTGTGCCGGCGTACCTGCAATAGGTAAATCCAAGCCTTTTTTGATTGTAATCATATTGTTTGCACTACTTTTTGTTGGGTTAAAAAATAAGATTGCGAAAAATCGCAATCGCTTCTCTTGAGCCGTAACGTTAATTTAAAAACAAACGAATTCCCCCACTTGTTTCTAAAAAGTTACATTAAGTTCTCAAATCTGGGTTTTTATCTTGGAATTAATTCACAAGCTAAAATAAACGAGGTATTTTACCTTAAAAACGAGCTAACTTTCCACAAAAACACACGATTTTCGGGTGCTAGACCTTGAATATTTGAAATAAATCAATATTTATTAGACAATTTTTTAACATTTACCTCTAAAGGGGTAATCCATATTTCAGTGTTTTAACTCCAAACAAGCGGTCAGATTTTCTAAACTTTTTGCAAAGTTTGTAACAATTGGTAATTACAAAATTTTGAGTAGAAAAAACCGCCTGTAAAGCGTAGAATACCCGATAATTTTACTCAATTTAAATAACGAATTTGGAAACTCATAATGGAACAACAAGAAGTCATTCATATTTCGATTTCTGAAGCTGCGCAAGCGCACTTCCGTCGTCTTTTAGAACAACAAGAAGAAAATACCAATATCCGTATTTTCGTGGTAAATCCAGGCAGCCCTAATGCTGAATGCGGCGTATCTTATTGCCCGCCAAATGCTGTTGAAGAGACCGATACACAATTTGAATATAACGGTTTCTCTGCGTTTGTAGATGAAATTAGCTTACCTTTCTTAGATGAAGCGGAAATCGATTACGTAACGGATCCAATGGGATCACAGCTTACGTTAAAAGCGCCAAATGCCAAAATGCGTAAGGTTGCGGATGACGCGCCTTTTATCGAACGCTTAGATTATGTGATTCAAACTCAGGTAAACCCGCAATTAGCAAGTCACGGCGGTCGAGTGACGTTAATCGAAGTGACGGAAGATAAATATGCGATTCTACAATTTGGTGGTGGCTGTAACGGTTGCTCGATGGTGGATGTCACCTTAAAAGAAGGGATCGAGAAACAATTATTAGCAATGTTCCCTGACGAGTTAGTCGGAGTGAAAGATGTAACCGAACACCAACACGGCGAACATTCTTACTACTAAATAACATAAAAAAGCACGAGTAACTTAGCTCGTGCTTTTTTTTGCAACTTTTCAGCCAAATTTAACCGCTTGCTAGACTAGAGTAATGCTGGATAACGTTGTTGAATTTCGCTCAATAAGGCTTTTTTATCTTGTTTCGAGAGAAAAGCCGCTTCAATCGCATTAAATAAAAGTTGCTGCGCCTCTTCTTTACTAAGCTGATAATCGGCTTCCAATAGGTGGAACTCATTTTTCACATTTGTTTGCGAAACCGTCATATTATCGCTATTTAACGTTGCCACCACACCTCGCTCTAAAAATGTACGTAGCGGATAATCTTGCAAACATTGAACCGTTTTAGTTTGCAAATTACTACACGGACACATTTCTAACGGTGTTCGACTACCAATCAATTTACGCATCACGCTTTCCGACTGAATTGAACGAATACCATGTCCAATACGTGAAGCGCCAAAATTCAGTGCTTGCTCAACACTCTCTGCGCCTGCAGCTTCTCCGGCATGAAGGGTAAACGGTACACCTAATCCATTTGCATAATCAAATTCTGCACTAAAATTCGCTGTCGGAAATATACCTTCCGCACCGGCTAAATCCACCGCCACCACACCGGCTTCGCCTTTGCTTAAATATTTATGGGCTAAACGTACAGTTTCTAAATTTTCCGCCTGGTTATCCGCTGCTCGCATACAGCATAAAATTAAATTCGCTTTAAACAATTGGGTCTTGGCTAAGCCTTCTTGTAAACCTTTAATCGCCGCCTGTACCACTTGCTCTTGCTCCATACCTTTTTGCGTATGAAATTGTGGTGCAAAACGAATCTCCGCATAAAGCAAGCCGGCTTGATCTAATCGCTGTAGAACATCGGTAACGGACGAAGCTAACGCTTCAGGGGTTTGTAATAACGAAATGGGTAACTCGAAACAGCGTAAATATTGATTTAAATCGCTACAATCTTGCGGGACGGAAATAAAAGGAAGTAAGGTTTGCGGGTCAGAGGAAGGGAGTTGAATTTGCTGTTTAGCAGCCCATTCAATCATCCATTGTGGTGATAAAGAACCATCTAAATGCAAATGTAGGTCTATCACCCCATATGTTGCTAAGTTTAAAGCCATATTGTCTCCTTAACTGTTATTGATATTTTATATATGGTTGCACAAAGATTACACAAATTTACGCAAAATAACAATATATAAAACAATAAGCGGTGTAATTTCCGAGAAATATTACAGATATAAAAACACCACCTTACGGTGGTGTTTACTAGATTTTAATTAACCTTCACAGCTAGAACAACTTAATAAGTTACGGTTAAACACTTGTGCCGCACTCATTGAGTATTGGTAATAAATTGATTTTAAACCGAGTTCTTCTGCGGTTAAGTATAATTGGTTTAAGTCACGAGCCGGTGTTGCCGGGTGAACCATGATATTAATACTTTGACCTTGGTCGATATATTTCTGACGTTGTGCCGCTTGCTGAATCACGCTTAACTGACTAATTTCAGAGAAGGTTTTGAATACTTCTTTTTCTTCATCGGTTAGTTGTTCTAAGTGCTGTACAGAACCGTCATTATGTAAAATCGATTCCCAAATCTCTTCCGTATCTAAACCTTTTTCTTGGAGTAATTTCTCTAAGAACGGGTTTTTATACACGGTTTTGATTTTCGCTAAATCTTTAACATAGTAGTTAGATTTAAACGGTTCAACCGATGGTGATACGCTACCTAAAATAAAACTACTTGATTTCGTTGGCGCAATACTCATTAAAGTGGTATTACGACGACCATAACCTTTTAAGATTTCCGGCTCACCAAAACGTTTCGCTAACACTTGTGACGCTTTTAAGGTTTTCTCTTGTAACGTTTTAAAGATTAAGTTGTTTTTTTGCATTGCTTGGAAGCTATCAAACGCAATGTTATTCGCTTGTAAGTAGCTATGCCAACCTAATACGCCTAAACCTAATGCACGGTGACGAGTTGCAAAGCGATGTGCACGATCTAAGAACGGCATATCTTTACTTTTCTCGATAAACTCACTCATTACCACGTCTAAGAAGTAGGTTAATACTTCAGGCGCATCCGTATCTTTCCACTCATCAAAATAAAGTAAGTTCATTGAAGAAAGACAGCAAACGAAGCTTTCATCATTGCTTGACGGAAGCATAATTTCGGTACATAAGTTTGAAGCGTGTACCGTCATATTTTTATCTTTATAAACGTCCGGACGACCGGCATTCGCATTATCTTTGAAGAATAAATACGGAATACCCGTTTCCGTTTTACGTTGTAAAAGTTTTGCCCAAAGTTGACGTTTATACGGGTCACCCGCTTTCATTGATTCTAACCAATCATGACCGACACATACGCCGTAATACATTAATTGGATTGGGTTACCTTCGGTATGAATATCTAACCATTCGTCAATATCGCCGTGTTCAATATCGATATAACCGGCAAATTGGCCTTTACGTGACGTACCTTGAGAAATAACGTCAATCACCGTATCAAACAATTTACTAAAGTTGAACGAACCGTCTGATTTACCGTTATTTTTAATTGCCGAACCACGCGGACGAATATCACCGAAATAAGCGGAAGTACCGCCACCGATTTTACTCATCATCCCCACTTCAGCGGTCGTCACCATAATTTCGTGGATTGAGTCACCGATGTAGCTACCAAAACAAGAAATCGGTAAACCACGATCTAAACCGAAATTCGACCAAATCGGAGAAGAAAGTGAGAAATAACCACGTGCCATATAGTGATAGAATTTATCCGCATAACCTTCGATACCGAGTTTATGCTCTGCGTGTTCAGCGATAAAACGAATACGCTCTAATGCGGTTGTTCCTTCAAGTAAGTAACCACGTTGTAAAAATAAGCGGCTATCTTCATTTAGCCATTCAAAATCAGGGCGAGTATTAGAATAAGTCATCTGCGGTAATCTGCTTCATTTTTTTGCTGTAATCAGTACTACGTTTGTTAAAGAAATCTGTTTCTTTCGTTGACAGGATTTCAATATCAAACCACTCAGTTTCTTTTAGTAATTCAGGATTTACATCGTATGGAGGCTCTAAACCTAGCGTCATTAACGAGTTGTTATAACGGCTACGAATATAGTTTTCTACCGCTTCACGACTAATAAAGCTTAAATCGCCTTCTTCAAAAATCCAATCTAAAATGCCACATTCCGCCTCAAACGCTTGAGTAGATAGGGTCTTTAATTCTTCAAAAAATTCCGGAGTGAAAAGCTCACTGTGTTCATCGCGTAAAATTTCGTATAACGCAATACCGAATTTACCATGAATTTCTTCTTCTTTTGATGTTGCTTCAACCGCATTAGAAATCCCTTTAAAGAGGTTTTTATGCTTATTGAACGACATCATAATTAAGAACTGACCGAATAATGAAATATGTTCTACGAAAAGAGAGAATAAAACGAGTGAAAGTACGAATTCACCTTTACCCGCATCTTTATCTTTCATGAACGATTCCATATAACGAATACGGTTCATTAACGGTTCAATGTCTTGGATTTGGCTAAACATTTCGTTTAAGCCTAATTTTTCTAATAAAAACGAGTATGCATCTTTGTGACGAACTTCCGACTCTGCGAATGTACCACCTACATCATCCATTTCCGGTTTTGGGAAATAGCGATATAGTTCACCCCAGAAACGTTTTACGTTTACTTCCACTTGAGAAATCGCCAACATCGCACGAGTTAACACATGACGTTCGTGATCATTGATATCAATACGGTAGTTCTGAATATCACCGGTAAAATTAAACTCCGTATGCAACCAATAAGAATGGCGAATTGCATCTTTAAATTCTAATAATTCAGGGTATTCGTATGGCTTGATGTTCAAGCGTTTTTCAAAAAGATTTCTTTTGGACATACTCGTTAACTCTATCTTTATTCATTAATAATTAAGGCGTGGATTTTAGGGAAAATTTTTTAGTACCACAAGTCTTGACAAACAAGCTTTTTAGCTAGTCATTTGATTTATAAAGAAAAAAATTTTTGTCAATTTATAAATCAATATCTAGTGGTTTATTTGTAAAAATCTACTAGATATTGTATTGCATTAATTATAATCAAATTACAAGCCGAACGTAAAAACCGTGAATTCACA encodes the following:
- the add gene encoding adenosine deaminase, with amino-acid sequence MALNLATYGVIDLHLHLDGSLSPQWMIEWAAKQQIQLPSSDPQTLLPFISVPQDCSDLNQYLRCFELPISLLQTPEALASSVTDVLQRLDQAGLLYAEIRFAPQFHTQKGMEQEQVVQAAIKGLQEGLAKTQLFKANLILCCMRAADNQAENLETVRLAHKYLSKGEAGVVAVDLAGAEGIFPTANFSAEFDYANGLGVPFTLHAGEAAGAESVEQALNFGASRIGHGIRSIQSESVMRKLIGSRTPLEMCPCSNLQTKTVQCLQDYPLRTFLERGVVATLNSDNMTVSQTNVKNEFHLLEADYQLSKEEAQQLLFNAIEAAFLSKQDKKALLSEIQQRYPALL
- a CDS encoding ribonucleoside-diphosphate reductase subunit alpha, producing MTYSNTRPDFEWLNEDSRLFLQRGYLLEGTTALERIRFIAEHAEHKLGIEGYADKFYHYMARGYFSLSSPIWSNFGLDRGLPISCFGSYIGDSIHEIMVTTAEVGMMSKIGGGTSAYFGDIRPRGSAIKNNGKSDGSFNFSKLFDTVIDVISQGTSRKGQFAGYIDIEHGDIDEWLDIHTEGNPIQLMYYGVCVGHDWLESMKAGDPYKRQLWAKLLQRKTETGIPYLFFKDNANAGRPDVYKDKNMTVHASNLCTEIMLPSSNDESFVCCLSSMNLLYFDEWKDTDAPEVLTYFLDVVMSEFIEKSKDMPFLDRAHRFATRHRALGLGVLGWHSYLQANNIAFDSFQAMQKNNLIFKTLQEKTLKASQVLAKRFGEPEILKGYGRRNTTLMSIAPTKSSSFILGSVSPSVEPFKSNYYVKDLAKIKTVYKNPFLEKLLQEKGLDTEEIWESILHNDGSVQHLEQLTDEEKEVFKTFSEISQLSVIQQAAQRQKYIDQGQSINIMVHPATPARDLNQLYLTAEELGLKSIYYQYSMSAAQVFNRNLLSCSSCEG
- a CDS encoding Na(+)-translocating NADH-quinone reductase subunit A encodes the protein MITIKKGLDLPIAGTPAQVIHNGNTVNEVAMLGEEYVGMRPSMKVREGDVVKKGQVLFEDKKNPGVVFTAPASGTVVTINRGEKRVLQSVVIKVEGDEQITFKSYEAAQLASLSAEQVKANLVESGLWTAFRTRPFSKVPAVDATPASIFVNAMDTNPLSADPTVIINEYKNDFEHGLTVLTRLGVKVNLVKAAGANVPSVSGVNVHEFAGRHPAGLVGTHIHFIDPVGLTKTVWHLNYQDVIAIGKLFTSGELFTDRVVALAGPQVKTPRLVRTRLGANLSQLTANELNAGENRVISGSVLSGATATGPVNYLGRYALQVSVLAEGREKELFGWIMPGSDKFSITRTVLGHFSKKLFNFTTAVHGGERAMVPIGAYERVMPLDIIPTLLLRDLAAGDTDSAQNLGCLELDEEDLALCTYVCPGKNNYGPMLRAALDKIEKEG
- a CDS encoding NADH:ubiquinone reductase (Na(+)-transporting) subunit B — its product is MGLKNLFEKMEPAFHKGGKYEKWYTLFEATYTILYTPGTVTRKDSHVRDALDSKRMMIIVWLALFPAMFWGMYNVGAQAILATSHLGTLADSIASNWHYGFSDALGATLTADAGWGSKMLLGATYFLPIYLTVFLVGGFWEVVFAMVRKHEINEGFFVTSILLALIVPPTLPLWQAALATTFGVVVAKEVFGGVGKNFMNPALAGRAFLFFAYPAQISGDLVWTAADGFSGATALSQWAQGGQGALKHAVTGQEITWMDAFLGNIPGSIGEVSTLMLMIGAAIIVFTRIASWRIIAGVFVGMAATATVFNLIGSDTNPLFSMPWHWHLVLGGFALGMFFMATDPVSAAFTNKGKWWYGALIGVMCVVIRVANPAYPEGMMLAILFANLFAPIFDYLVVQGNIKRRKAKAA
- the nfuA gene encoding Fe-S biogenesis protein NfuA; its protein translation is MEQQEVIHISISEAAQAHFRRLLEQQEENTNIRIFVVNPGSPNAECGVSYCPPNAVEETDTQFEYNGFSAFVDEISLPFLDEAEIDYVTDPMGSQLTLKAPNAKMRKVADDAPFIERLDYVIQTQVNPQLASHGGRVTLIEVTEDKYAILQFGGGCNGCSMVDVTLKEGIEKQLLAMFPDELVGVKDVTEHQHGEHSYY
- a CDS encoding ribonucleotide-diphosphate reductase subunit beta, with translation MSKRNLFEKRLNIKPYEYPELLEFKDAIRHSYWLHTEFNFTGDIQNYRIDINDHERHVLTRAMLAISQVEVNVKRFWGELYRYFPKPEMDDVGGTFAESEVRHKDAYSFLLEKLGLNEMFSQIQDIEPLMNRIRYMESFMKDKDAGKGEFVLSLVLFSLFVEHISLFGQFLIMMSFNKHKNLFKGISNAVEATSKEEEIHGKFGIALYEILRDEHSELFTPEFFEELKTLSTQAFEAECGILDWIFEEGDLSFISREAVENYIRSRYNNSLMTLGLEPPYDVNPELLKETEWFDIEILSTKETDFFNKRSTDYSKKMKQITADDLF